AAAACTCCTGTTTGGGTTTGTTTTTGTATGCGTCTCGCTTCGATTCATCCTCTCCTCTGTCAAATAGCCTGGCTGCTTCATTCGAGGGGAAAACCGCTGGATGGTTCATGTCACGGATGATTTCGCCGGATCGATTGAATCACGTTATCGAGCTGTTGGAGAAAAAGCGATCGGTCGCGCTTCTGGAGCGGCGGGGGTCCGCCCGTTATTTGTCCGGCGTCACGGAGTTCTGACAACAGGCCTCGTGTCGCGACGGCCAAGCCAATGTTGTCTTCCGTGAACGGCTTTCCCGTTGGACCAATGACATGCGCGCCTTCCTGCAGGCAGCGGTTCGCCAGTGGGATGTCTGCAGTGATCACGATATCGTGAGGCTTCACATGTTCAACAATCCAATCATCGGCCGCGTCGAATCCGTCTTCTACAACTTCGAGTGTAACGCTTCCTTCACTCGGAACCTGCATCCAAGAGTTAGCGACCAATGTGACGCCAAGGCCATACCGGTTTGCGACACGGTACACTTCCTGTTTGACCGGACACGCGTCGGCATCTACAAAAATATGCAGCAATTAAGTATCTCCCGTGAAGGACCAATGCGTCTGCACGATCTCCCACCGGGAGGCCGACACCTTGCCGCGAAGGGACTCGTAATACGCGGTGAGGGCTTCAAGCCCGTCAATACGTTCACCCTGATAGGGATCGAAATAGACGACATCCGGTGCGGATATCTCCAAAAATCCTGACGGATCACCCTTACACCAGCGATCAAGTGCATGACGCTCCATTGCCAGGATAGTGGCCGTCGGGTCGCCGCCCTCCGTTTCCATCGCCGCCGCCATGCGTTCCTCCTTCCCCACGGATCCTTCGTGGGAGGCTTAAATATCCAACCAGTTGACGAACATGTGCAAGAGCCCAGGGGCGACAATATTCTGAGTGCGCAACATTACAAAACCCAAAAATAAACTGATGGGAATCAGGGCCGCGGCGCTCAGCAGGGCCTCCCCCGCGGCCATCCCCTCTATGCCTACACGATGGCCTACATGCGCCATCGCCATAAGAACGGATGCAAGAATCCAACCCTGATAAGAACCGAGCCAGCCGATGAGACGCGTCTGAAGGTACCCCCGATAGGCGAACTCTTCAGTAAAGCCGACAATGGCCAATTGCATCAAGGCCCAGAGTCCGGATGCATGACAAGAGGCGCCCGCGCCAGATCGCCGGTTCACGAAGCAATACCAGACACCCGCGGCTGAAATGATAAGTGCGCTGACGGCCAATGATCGCCAGAGATTTTGAGCAGATATTCCCGCAGATGCAGGATATTCCCGCCGGCGGTGCATGACAAAGAGAATCGGCCCAACTGAGATGATCGCAAGAATCAATTGGGCCGCC
This region of Candidatus Eisenbacteria bacterium genomic DNA includes:
- a CDS encoding YaiI/YqxD family protein, which produces MLHIFVDADACPVKQEVYRVANRYGLGVTLVANSWMQVPSEGSVTLEVVEDGFDAADDWIVEHVKPHDIVITADIPLANRCLQEGAHVIGPTGKPFTEDNIGLAVATRGLLSELRDAGQITGGPPPLQKRDRSLFLQQLDNVIQSIRRNHP
- a CDS encoding nuclear transport factor 2 family protein is translated as MAAAMETEGGDPTATILAMERHALDRWCKGDPSGFLEISAPDVVYFDPYQGERIDGLEALTAYYESLRGKVSASRWEIVQTHWSFTGDT
- a CDS encoding CPBP family intramembrane metalloprotease, translating into MIEANSLASILVQCAELIVLGALLALLIRLFCFRHNEQVISTPRVSAMWALFAIGMGWILVIVLLLALTGHAPTNSQGAAQWPLVGPGDVAAQLILAIISVGPILFVMHRRREYPASAGISAQNLWRSLAVSALIISAAGVWYCFVNRRSGAGASCHASGLWALMQLAIVGFTEEFAYRGYLQTRLIGWLGSYQGWILASVLMAMAHVGHRVGIEGMAAGEALLSAAALIPISLFLGFVMLRTQNIVAPGLLHMFVNWLDI